The following proteins are encoded in a genomic region of Sulfurimonas sp. HSL3-7:
- a CDS encoding DUF523 domain-containing protein, with the protein MRKKKAIVSACLLGETVRYDGTTKKDNNVIEALKAYEIIPFCPEDPVMGTPRERISVINVNGEYRVITDNSRIEVTTALKLQTEKMIEAHPDADIIVLKSKSPSCGLGTTPILNTNREEVKLGNGVAADLFSNRFPGRVFDEYSILTHLA; encoded by the coding sequence TTGCGAAAGAAGAAAGCGATCGTCTCGGCATGTCTGTTGGGCGAGACAGTGCGTTATGATGGAACCACCAAAAAAGACAACAACGTGATCGAAGCACTCAAAGCGTACGAGATCATCCCGTTCTGCCCGGAAGATCCGGTAATGGGGACACCCCGCGAACGTATCTCGGTCATTAATGTCAACGGCGAATATAGGGTGATCACTGATAACAGCCGTATCGAAGTGACCACCGCCTTGAAGCTTCAGACAGAGAAGATGATAGAAGCCCATCCCGATGCCGATATCATCGTGCTCAAATCCAAGTCGCCCAGTTGCGGCTTGGGCACGACGCCGATCCTGAACACGAACAGAGAAGAGGTGAAACTGGGCAACGGGGTGGCCGCCGATCTTTTCAGCAACAGGTTCCCCGGCAGGGTCTTCGACGAATATTCGATCCTGACGCATCTTGCCTAA
- a CDS encoding prohibitin family protein, producing MASDMNDYFNKKKSSGGGSSNNSGFNVPKPPKMDFNFGGGKAGIIYFIGGILLLLILAKPFVIITEGERGILATNGKYEAQALLPGLHFILPVIQKVYIVDTKVRIINYASRIERTAAVGEGIEVKPAITVLDKRGLPVSIELTVQYRLNAEYAAQTISNWGFSWEEKIINPVVRDVVRNIIGNYEAEALPTKRNAIATAIEQGMRESIQGLQNTPAELQSVQLREIVLPQKVKDQIERVQLAKQQVQQAEQEVARAKQEALKRAAEAQGRADAVKIEASGKAQAITIEADAKAKANQLIAKSLTTQLLQLEQIQVQGKFNEALRENKDTKIFLTPGGSTPNIWVDTKDARKQSAIQ from the coding sequence ATGGCATCAGATATGAACGATTATTTCAACAAGAAAAAAAGCAGCGGCGGCGGAAGCTCCAACAATAGCGGGTTTAATGTTCCTAAACCGCCGAAAATGGATTTTAATTTCGGCGGCGGTAAAGCCGGGATCATCTATTTCATCGGCGGTATCCTGCTACTACTGATCCTGGCAAAACCTTTTGTGATTATCACGGAGGGTGAGCGCGGTATTTTGGCGACCAACGGTAAGTATGAGGCCCAGGCCCTGTTGCCGGGTCTGCACTTCATTCTTCCTGTGATCCAGAAAGTCTATATCGTTGACACAAAAGTACGTATCATCAACTATGCCAGCCGTATAGAGCGTACCGCTGCAGTGGGTGAAGGGATCGAGGTCAAACCGGCGATCACCGTTCTTGACAAACGCGGTCTGCCTGTTTCCATCGAGCTGACGGTTCAATACCGCCTTAATGCCGAATACGCGGCGCAGACCATCTCCAACTGGGGATTCAGCTGGGAAGAGAAGATCATCAACCCTGTTGTGCGTGACGTCGTGCGCAACATCATCGGTAACTATGAAGCCGAAGCCCTTCCGACCAAACGCAATGCCATCGCCACGGCGATTGAGCAGGGGATGAGAGAAAGCATTCAGGGGCTTCAAAACACACCGGCTGAGCTTCAGTCGGTCCAGCTTCGCGAGATCGTCCTGCCGCAAAAGGTCAAAGACCAGATCGAACGCGTCCAGCTTGCCAAACAGCAGGTCCAACAGGCCGAACAAGAGGTAGCACGTGCGAAACAAGAGGCACTTAAACGTGCTGCTGAAGCGCAGGGTCGTGCCGATGCCGTGAAGATCGAAGCGTCAGGTAAAGCGCAGGCGATTACCATCGAAGCCGATGCGAAAGCCAAAGCCAACCAGTTGATCGCAAAATCGTTGACAACACAGCTTCTTCAGCTTGAACAGATCCAGGTCCAGGGCAAGTTCAATGAAGCACTGCGCGAAAACAAAGATACGAAGATCTTCCTGACACCTGGCGGTTCAACACCGAATATCTGGGTCGATACGAAAGACGCGCGTAAACAGTCAGCCATCCAATAA
- a CDS encoding globin → MNLTITPSRLGDKPPVTKAYPEFYQQVGEARFRKLISDHYDLIKESSIKHLFPVDDPHAFELAKKHAADFFIQICGGPMYFQASRGAPMMGNRHAPFAITAEARVVWLELYAKLLEELADEGVSEANIESFWRYLEVFSKHMVNTPSNTFSF, encoded by the coding sequence ATGAATCTGACTATTACACCTTCTCGTCTGGGCGACAAACCGCCTGTCACAAAAGCTTATCCGGAATTTTATCAGCAGGTCGGCGAAGCACGTTTCAGAAAGCTGATATCAGACCACTACGACCTGATCAAAGAGAGTTCCATCAAACATCTTTTCCCTGTTGATGATCCGCATGCCTTCGAACTGGCAAAAAAACATGCAGCTGATTTTTTCATCCAGATCTGCGGCGGGCCGATGTATTTTCAAGCCTCGCGCGGGGCACCGATGATGGGCAACCGTCACGCCCCTTTTGCCATCACGGCTGAAGCAAGGGTTGTCTGGCTGGAGCTTTACGCGAAACTGCTCGAAGAGCTGGCAGACGAAGGCGTTTCCGAAGCCAACATCGAGTCATTCTGGCGCTACCTCGAAGTCTTCTCCAAACATATGGTCAACACGCCGTCGAACACCTTTTCCTTTTAA
- a CDS encoding peroxiredoxin yields the protein MLETGTKAPEFCLPNQDEVEICLRDLKGKWIVLYFYPKDNTPGCTTEACDFTAQMPDFDGLNAIILGVSADSPKKHQNFIAKQNLGLTLLSDEATTMMQDYGVWQLKKNYGKEYMGIVRTTYIINPKGEIAAGWENVKVRQKRKKEGVAYEIVHVEEVKKELQELQASL from the coding sequence ATGTTGGAAACTGGAACCAAAGCACCGGAATTCTGTCTGCCGAACCAGGATGAGGTGGAGATCTGCCTGCGCGATCTCAAAGGCAAGTGGATCGTTCTTTACTTTTACCCGAAAGACAATACCCCGGGCTGTACGACCGAAGCGTGCGACTTTACGGCACAGATGCCGGATTTTGACGGCTTGAATGCCATTATCCTGGGTGTCAGCGCCGACTCGCCGAAGAAGCACCAGAACTTCATCGCCAAGCAGAACCTCGGCCTCACGCTGCTGAGTGACGAAGCGACGACAATGATGCAGGATTACGGTGTCTGGCAGCTGAAAAAGAACTACGGCAAAGAGTATATGGGGATCGTCCGTACGACCTATATCATCAACCCGAAAGGGGAGATCGCAGCCGGCTGGGAAAATGTCAAAGTCCGCCAGAAACGTAAAAAAGAGGGCGTGGCTTACGAGATCGTCCATGTCGAAGAGGTCAAAAAAGAGCTGCAAGAACTTCAGGCCTCTCTCTAG
- a CDS encoding rhodanese-like domain-containing protein, with protein sequence MMRVLTIVLCFALQLLGAEAFISAQELHSRLPSDGVVILDVGSHSSYHKGHIPAAIHVDINQLCREVDGHYEMQNIPQLVELVRRLGIENDSDVVIYNHNTPDGLLHASYLALALHRLGHTKVSILNGGYDEWRYEYDGVTTITNRAPSDFTPHPNNDLIVDRSYVAGKLMKVPILDARPAKHYYGIYKSPGVYRLGHIKGAMCGYWKNCLLSDNTLAERALLEEIYLKGFRLDPAEEVIVYGLDGYQAAVTWYILQGVFAFKNLKVYDASLKEWGNRDESAMVRYAWELHR encoded by the coding sequence ATGATGAGAGTACTTACTATAGTCTTATGCTTCGCTCTTCAACTCCTGGGAGCCGAAGCTTTTATCTCTGCTCAGGAGCTTCACAGCCGCCTCCCCTCCGATGGAGTTGTTATCCTCGATGTCGGGAGTCACAGCAGCTACCATAAAGGCCATATCCCCGCCGCCATCCATGTCGACATCAACCAACTTTGTAGAGAGGTCGACGGCCATTATGAGATGCAGAACATTCCTCAACTTGTCGAACTCGTACGCCGACTCGGAATCGAAAACGACTCTGATGTCGTTATCTATAACCATAACACTCCCGACGGTCTTCTGCATGCCAGCTATCTTGCTTTGGCACTGCACCGTCTCGGTCACACAAAGGTCTCTATCCTCAACGGCGGTTATGATGAATGGCGCTATGAATACGACGGCGTCACAACGATCACGAACAGAGCACCCTCAGACTTTACCCCGCACCCCAACAATGACCTGATCGTTGACCGCAGCTACGTTGCCGGCAAACTCATGAAGGTGCCCATCCTCGATGCCCGTCCCGCCAAACACTACTACGGTATCTACAAAAGTCCCGGTGTCTATCGCCTTGGGCATATCAAAGGTGCCATGTGCGGCTATTGGAAAAACTGTCTGCTAAGCGACAACACGCTGGCCGAGAGAGCACTGCTTGAAGAGATCTACCTAAAGGGTTTCAGACTGGATCCGGCCGAAGAGGTGATCGTATACGGGCTTGACGGTTATCAGGCTGCCGTAACCTGGTATATTCTGCAGGGGGTCTTCGCTTTTAAAAATCTGAAAGTCTATGATGCTTCTCTTAAGGAGTGGGGCAATAGGGATGAGAGTGCGATGGTACGTTACGCCTGGGAGCTCCACCGGTAG
- a CDS encoding TIGR01212 family radical SAM protein (This family includes YhcC from E. coli K-12, an uncharacterized radical SAM protein.), with protein sequence MKTKQIYTFGEYLRNKFGEKVYKVGINISGFTCPNIDGTVAKGGCTFCENDSFSASLDQVKELKGFYLNLESKENPYLEKQLLQLQMQFDALSARLRREYGATKFLVYFQSFTNTYAPFATLKALYDKALSFDDVVGLSIGTRSDSITQETLDYLSELAKVKEIWIEFGIQSVYDKTLERINRGHDAKNVKEWIIKSKEAGLNVCGHLIFGLPGEDKEMMLATAKEAYSWGIDSVKYHSLYVVKRTALANEYARGEFTPINEEDYLDVLVKALQMKPENVSVQRMTAGIDDESLISPDWCRDKNRQIRHINAALKKVGLKY encoded by the coding sequence TTGAAGACAAAACAGATATATACTTTTGGCGAATACCTGCGAAACAAGTTCGGCGAAAAGGTCTATAAAGTCGGTATCAATATATCCGGATTTACCTGTCCTAACATAGACGGTACCGTAGCAAAGGGCGGATGTACCTTTTGCGAAAACGACTCCTTCAGTGCCAGCCTCGACCAGGTCAAAGAGCTAAAAGGGTTTTATCTCAATCTTGAATCCAAAGAGAACCCGTATCTTGAGAAGCAGCTGCTGCAGCTACAGATGCAGTTTGACGCTCTGAGTGCCCGTCTCCGCCGTGAATACGGTGCAACAAAATTTCTGGTCTATTTCCAGTCTTTTACAAACACCTATGCCCCATTTGCGACCTTGAAAGCACTTTATGACAAGGCCCTCTCATTTGATGATGTTGTCGGGCTCAGCATCGGTACACGTTCAGACTCTATTACGCAAGAGACACTTGATTATCTCTCGGAACTTGCCAAAGTAAAAGAGATCTGGATCGAATTCGGGATCCAGTCGGTCTATGATAAGACATTGGAACGTATCAACCGCGGGCATGATGCGAAGAATGTCAAAGAGTGGATCATCAAGTCCAAAGAGGCCGGTCTGAACGTCTGCGGCCACCTTATTTTCGGCCTTCCGGGTGAAGACAAAGAGATGATGCTTGCGACGGCGAAAGAGGCCTATTCATGGGGTATTGACTCCGTGAAGTATCATTCGCTCTATGTCGTAAAACGTACGGCACTCGCCAACGAATATGCCCGCGGAGAGTTTACACCGATCAACGAAGAGGATTATCTTGATGTGTTGGTGAAAGCACTGCAGATGAAGCCTGAAAATGTCAGCGTACAGCGTATGACGGCAGGCATCGACGATGAGAGCCTGATCTCACCGGACTGGTGCCGCGACAAGAACAGACAGATCCGTCATATCAATGCCGCTCTGAAAAAGGTCGGCCTGAAGTATTAG
- the hisIE gene encoding bifunctional phosphoribosyl-AMP cyclohydrolase/phosphoribosyl-ATP diphosphatase HisIE yields MQEILNRVDWEKSELLPVIVQDSTTNEVLMMAYMNKEALQLSLETKLAHYYSRSKQRIWKKGESSNHLQHIQSFMIDCDNDTLLLKVIQDGVACHTGRKSCFFTELDSGEVTIDKSVDTDAMYGVIDTLYHTILDRKHADPESSWTAKLFAKGENDILKKVVEEAGEFSFAIKDGNEEEIIYECADLTYHVMVALGYRNISPDRIKQELARRFGMSGITEKASRTK; encoded by the coding sequence ATGCAAGAGATACTAAATCGCGTTGACTGGGAAAAATCAGAACTGCTGCCGGTCATTGTTCAGGACAGCACCACCAACGAAGTACTGATGATGGCCTATATGAACAAAGAAGCGCTTCAGCTTTCACTCGAAACAAAACTTGCCCACTACTATTCCCGCTCAAAACAGCGTATTTGGAAAAAAGGTGAAAGTTCCAACCACCTTCAGCATATTCAATCCTTCATGATCGACTGTGACAATGACACCCTGCTCCTCAAAGTCATTCAAGACGGCGTTGCTTGCCATACGGGGCGAAAATCATGTTTCTTTACAGAGTTGGACTCCGGCGAAGTGACGATTGACAAAAGCGTCGATACGGATGCGATGTACGGCGTGATCGACACGCTTTATCACACTATCCTTGATCGAAAGCATGCCGATCCTGAAAGTTCATGGACAGCAAAACTCTTCGCCAAAGGCGAGAACGACATCCTGAAAAAAGTCGTTGAAGAGGCCGGAGAGTTCAGTTTTGCAATCAAAGACGGTAACGAAGAGGAGATCATCTATGAATGTGCGGATCTGACCTATCATGTCATGGTCGCTCTCGGCTATCGAAACATCTCGCCTGACCGTATCAAGCAGGAATTGGCACGCCGATTCGGCATGAGCGGCATAACAGAGAAAGCGTCAAGAACAAAATAA
- a CDS encoding branched-chain amino acid transaminase: MDAAKYIWMNGKFIPWEEATTHVLSHTIHYGNGVIEGTKAYKTKKGYAIFRLKEHTKRLLESAKMTLIDVPYTAEELNEAQIELVRKNEFIGDNVYIRPFAFLGYGVMGVYHKNAPVETVLAAWEWGAYLGEEGLKRGIRLKISSFSRPANTSNMGKAKATANYLNSQLAKHEAIECGYDEGLLLDDQGYVAEATGAAFFMIRDGKVITPPSDNALESITQRTVIELAEDMGIEVLRRRITREELYIADEAFLTGTAAEVTPVREIDGRMIGKGERGPITEKIQSTYFDMVFGRNPKYEHYLTYV; the protein is encoded by the coding sequence ATGGATGCAGCAAAATATATCTGGATGAACGGCAAATTTATCCCTTGGGAAGAGGCGACGACGCATGTTCTGTCACACACTATCCACTACGGAAACGGTGTTATCGAAGGGACTAAAGCCTATAAAACGAAAAAAGGCTACGCAATATTTCGTCTGAAAGAGCACACAAAACGTCTTTTGGAATCAGCGAAGATGACACTTATCGATGTGCCGTACACTGCCGAAGAGCTTAACGAGGCACAGATCGAACTGGTACGTAAAAACGAGTTTATCGGAGACAATGTCTATATCCGTCCTTTTGCCTTTCTAGGGTACGGTGTTATGGGTGTCTATCACAAAAATGCTCCGGTCGAGACCGTACTTGCCGCCTGGGAGTGGGGAGCCTATCTAGGCGAAGAGGGACTCAAACGCGGTATCCGTCTTAAGATATCATCGTTCAGCCGCCCTGCAAATACCTCCAACATGGGTAAAGCCAAGGCAACCGCCAACTATCTCAACTCACAGTTGGCAAAACATGAGGCGATCGAATGCGGTTATGATGAGGGACTTCTCCTTGATGATCAGGGCTATGTAGCCGAAGCGACGGGTGCGGCATTTTTTATGATCCGTGACGGCAAAGTGATTACGCCGCCAAGCGATAATGCGCTTGAGTCGATCACGCAAAGAACGGTCATCGAGCTGGCAGAAGATATGGGTATCGAAGTGCTTCGCCGCCGCATCACCCGTGAAGAGCTCTACATTGCCGACGAAGCATTTTTGACCGGTACGGCCGCAGAAGTGACGCCGGTCCGCGAGATTGACGGTCGTATGATCGGCAAAGGCGAGCGCGGTCCGATCACGGAAAAGATCCAGAGCACCTATTTTGATATGGTCTTCGGACGTAATCCTAAATACGAACACTATTTGACTTACGTCTAG
- a CDS encoding aldehyde dehydrogenase family protein has product MKAKIFFGSSEAETTRFSERLSPYDNKVVSTAPVCGVEETKKALEIAKNATVSAKASTLAQRCAWLLDVADKLRANREDLARTITDEVGKPIAFARVEVDRCIETVTLSAETMRTMHGETINTDAMPSGKKTMAFFRREPVGVVAAITPFNFPLNLVAHKLAPALVAGNAVVLKPTPEAPLTAYKFAKMFIESEYAVKDALSVVYGDAEVGSTLVGSDIPRVISFTGSVPVGNIITKSAGIKKVSLELGGNAATYIDKSADLDLAANRCALGAFVNSGQVCISLQRIYVDAVVYDEFAQKMADETKKLVVGSPYDDDTFMGPLINEESAERALSWVQSAIDEGARPVTEVKCEGTMFYPTVMADVTDDMAIVCEEVFAPIVSLVKVDGFDDAAPRMNNSPYGLQFSVFTNDLALTQRAVDELDAGGIIINDMPTLRFDIQPYGGVKLSGVGREGPHFAIEEMTEIKSVVIC; this is encoded by the coding sequence ATGAAAGCAAAGATATTTTTCGGTTCCAGTGAGGCAGAGACAACACGGTTCAGCGAACGGCTGAGCCCCTATGACAACAAAGTGGTCTCTACCGCACCGGTCTGCGGTGTCGAAGAGACAAAAAAAGCGCTCGAGATCGCTAAAAATGCAACGGTCTCGGCAAAAGCGTCGACACTGGCACAGCGCTGTGCATGGCTGCTTGATGTTGCCGATAAACTGCGTGCGAACAGGGAAGATCTGGCGCGGACCATTACCGATGAAGTGGGCAAACCGATTGCCTTCGCACGGGTCGAAGTCGACCGCTGTATCGAGACGGTCACGCTTTCGGCCGAGACGATGCGGACGATGCATGGTGAGACCATCAACACCGATGCGATGCCGAGCGGGAAGAAGACGATGGCCTTTTTCAGACGTGAACCGGTCGGTGTCGTCGCGGCGATCACCCCGTTCAACTTTCCGCTCAACCTGGTTGCCCATAAACTTGCACCGGCGCTGGTCGCCGGTAATGCCGTGGTGTTGAAGCCGACGCCGGAAGCGCCGCTCACTGCCTATAAATTTGCCAAGATGTTCATTGAGAGCGAGTATGCGGTCAAAGATGCGCTGAGCGTGGTCTACGGCGATGCCGAAGTGGGTTCGACGCTGGTCGGCTCCGATATCCCCCGCGTGATCAGTTTTACCGGTTCGGTGCCGGTCGGCAACATCATCACCAAATCGGCCGGCATCAAAAAAGTGAGCCTGGAGCTCGGCGGCAATGCAGCGACCTATATCGACAAGAGCGCCGACCTTGATCTTGCGGCGAACCGCTGCGCCCTGGGTGCCTTTGTCAACTCCGGACAGGTCTGCATCTCCCTGCAGCGTATCTATGTCGATGCGGTAGTCTATGATGAATTTGCGCAAAAGATGGCGGATGAGACAAAAAAACTGGTTGTCGGATCGCCGTATGACGACGATACTTTCATGGGGCCGCTCATCAATGAGGAGTCGGCAGAGAGAGCCCTCTCCTGGGTGCAGTCCGCTATTGATGAGGGGGCACGTCCGGTGACAGAGGTCAAGTGTGAAGGGACGATGTTCTACCCGACCGTGATGGCCGACGTGACGGACGATATGGCGATCGTCTGCGAGGAGGTCTTCGCACCGATTGTCTCTCTTGTCAAAGTGGACGGTTTTGACGATGCCGCGCCGAGAATGAACAACTCGCCGTACGGCCTGCAGTTCTCGGTCTTTACCAACGACCTTGCATTGACGCAGCGCGCTGTCGATGAGCTGGACGCGGGCGGCATCATCATCAACGACATGCCGACCCTGCGTTTCGACATCCAGCCCTACGGCGGTGTGAAACTCAGCGGCGTCGGACGCGAAGGACCGCATTTCGCGATCGAAGAGATGACCGAGATCAAGTCGGTCGTTATCTGCTGA
- a CDS encoding ABC transporter permease, which translates to MKTEKRTSFSIFASVIRALFLREIQTRFGTKKFGYIWALVDALSQIIVFSVIKTLISDSAMPQIDFPVFLATSFLAYNFFRDIVKKSMDAFDANSALFVYKQVKPIDTVIARVLVELVVLVAATAVLVGLGAYLGFDMAVENINMVLFAFAWIGLFGLSLGLFFAVVIVYFPNFGRVVNLLFTPLFFLSALFYTMASLPPVAREVLFYNPVVHFIEMIHGFYFSTLNTDFVDYSYMTAWTLLPLFLGLWLYRHSEKRIIAS; encoded by the coding sequence ATGAAGACGGAAAAACGCACCTCCTTCAGCATCTTCGCCTCGGTCATCCGGGCACTCTTTCTGAGGGAGATCCAGACACGGTTCGGAACAAAGAAATTCGGCTACATCTGGGCGCTGGTCGATGCTCTGAGCCAGATCATCGTGTTTTCCGTCATCAAGACACTGATTTCCGACAGTGCGATGCCGCAGATCGATTTTCCGGTCTTCCTGGCGACGAGTTTTCTCGCCTACAACTTCTTCAGAGATATCGTGAAAAAGTCGATGGACGCCTTCGATGCCAACAGCGCGCTCTTCGTCTACAAGCAGGTCAAACCCATCGACACGGTTATCGCAAGGGTGCTGGTGGAGCTGGTGGTGCTCGTGGCGGCGACGGCAGTGCTGGTCGGTCTCGGCGCCTATCTCGGTTTTGACATGGCGGTGGAGAACATCAACATGGTGCTTTTCGCCTTTGCCTGGATCGGACTTTTCGGCCTCTCGCTGGGGCTGTTTTTTGCCGTGGTCATCGTCTACTTCCCCAACTTCGGCCGCGTTGTCAACCTCCTTTTTACGCCGCTCTTCTTTCTTTCGGCGCTCTTCTACACGATGGCGAGCCTGCCGCCGGTCGCCCGGGAGGTGCTCTTCTACAACCCGGTGGTCCATTTCATCGAGATGATACACGGCTTCTATTTTTCGACGCTCAACACCGATTTCGTCGACTACTCTTATATGACCGCCTGGACGCTGCTGCCGCTCTTCCTCGGCCTCTGGCTCTACAGGCACTCGGAGAAAAGGATCATCGCCTCATGA